One Sporomusaceae bacterium ACPt DNA window includes the following coding sequences:
- a CDS encoding Oxalate oxidoreductase subunit beta: MAVAELIKSIAQTTDLVDTYVPGHRTCAGCGPALGYRLVAKAAGKNTIFVGPTGCMYVANTSYACGPWAVPWTHAQITNGGAVASGIAEAFRMMIAKGKIKDEFPNIIVMAGDGGCSDIGLQAMSAMFYRGHKVLCVMYDNESYANTGIQVSPSTPYGATTMFTPAGPAIPEAKKHHLKDPMPIFCAGGHPYLKYGATASIGYPIDLMNKVRKALAQDGPAFIHLHVPCPKGWSFPADQTIEIAKLAVETGMWNLYEVENGDWANKKFQALPKKLKPVDEYLQTQKRFSHLQPEHVATIQEFVNARAQKLGMEVPLPPAK; encoded by the coding sequence ATGGCAGTTGCTGAATTAATTAAGTCAATTGCACAGACTACTGACTTAGTGGACACTTATGTTCCTGGTCACCGTACCTGTGCGGGTTGCGGTCCGGCTCTCGGTTATCGTCTGGTAGCCAAAGCTGCCGGTAAAAATACAATCTTTGTTGGTCCAACTGGCTGTATGTATGTTGCTAATACCAGTTATGCCTGCGGTCCTTGGGCTGTGCCTTGGACTCATGCGCAAATCACCAACGGCGGCGCCGTAGCCTCAGGTATCGCTGAAGCTTTCAGGATGATGATCGCAAAAGGCAAAATTAAGGATGAGTTCCCCAATATCATTGTAATGGCCGGTGACGGTGGTTGCTCTGATATCGGTCTCCAGGCTATGTCAGCTATGTTCTATCGTGGACATAAAGTTCTCTGCGTTATGTATGACAATGAGTCCTATGCTAACACTGGTATCCAGGTTTCTCCGTCCACTCCGTATGGTGCGACTACTATGTTTACTCCGGCTGGTCCGGCCATTCCCGAAGCTAAGAAGCATCATTTGAAAGACCCGATGCCGATATTCTGTGCTGGCGGTCATCCGTACCTTAAGTATGGCGCTACCGCTTCCATAGGCTATCCGATAGACCTTATGAACAAAGTCCGTAAAGCTTTGGCACAAGACGGCCCGGCGTTCATCCATCTGCATGTTCCGTGTCCTAAAGGCTGGTCCTTCCCGGCTGACCAAACAATTGAGATCGCCAAACTTGCCGTTGAGACCGGCATGTGGAACCTTTATGAGGTTGAAAACGGCGATTGGGCAAACAAGAAGTTCCAAGCCTTGCCGAAGAAACTCAAGCCGGTTGATGAGTATCTCCAAACTCAAAAACGTTTCTCCCATCTTCAGCCTGAGCATGTTGCCACAATTCAAGAATTCGTCAATGCCCGTGCTCAAAAGCTTGGTATGGAAGTTCCCCTGCCGCCTGCTAAGTAA
- the glcA gene encoding Glycolate permease GlcA: protein MDKGVALTFTNWILAFLPILVLLSTILLFKWGAPKSGAVSWFTAVIIGLFVFGGDSRLLALANSKGMAMSLYVLLIIWGAVFLYNLVEKNGAVKVIGDTMVKVTEEKLLQCLLMSWCFASFMQGIAGFGVPVAVVAPIMLVMGFPPAVAAATCLVGHSWSITFGSMGSSYYTIQLVTKIPGEIIGPWMASLFVVPIFATGIAVCHIYGGFAAVKRGLPAVLITGAVMAFMCWFMNKIGAAQLATLIPGLFGCGTMAVLAKTIYRHESDGTKGQEEAPAMGFHMAFSPYYILIALCIMTQIKDIAKIFAPYTWGLDYPAVTTAAGFAVKAEKMYSKINIFSHPAPLLVAAAFAGFIIFKLAGKWRSGSAGEALKATYSQCVPTSIGITTMVMMALIMNDTGMTKLLALGIANSTGALFPVFSPYIGVLGAFLTGSNTNSNVMFGALQYETAKVLGISSVIMAAVQSVGGSVGCSIAPSKVLIGSATVGLEGRESEVMNRTIPYCIIISLLVGINAWIFAYILFKDLH from the coding sequence ATGGATAAGGGTGTCGCCTTAACCTTTACGAACTGGATATTAGCTTTCCTACCTATCTTAGTCTTGCTATCTACTATACTACTATTTAAATGGGGCGCGCCGAAATCAGGTGCCGTATCCTGGTTCACGGCAGTTATTATTGGGTTATTTGTTTTTGGAGGCGATTCGCGGTTGTTGGCTTTGGCCAATAGTAAAGGGATGGCAATGTCACTGTATGTATTATTGATTATCTGGGGCGCAGTTTTTCTCTACAACTTGGTTGAGAAGAACGGTGCTGTTAAGGTAATCGGTGATACCATGGTAAAGGTAACTGAAGAAAAATTACTGCAATGTTTACTTATGTCATGGTGTTTTGCCAGCTTTATGCAGGGTATTGCCGGGTTTGGCGTGCCTGTTGCGGTTGTGGCGCCCATTATGCTGGTTATGGGATTCCCGCCGGCGGTTGCTGCTGCTACTTGTTTGGTAGGACACTCGTGGTCCATTACTTTTGGGTCGATGGGTTCATCCTATTACACCATTCAACTGGTTACCAAGATTCCGGGGGAAATTATCGGTCCCTGGATGGCGTCCTTGTTTGTTGTTCCGATTTTTGCCACCGGAATTGCCGTATGTCATATTTATGGCGGTTTTGCGGCTGTTAAGAGAGGTCTGCCGGCAGTGCTGATAACCGGTGCTGTAATGGCTTTCATGTGCTGGTTTATGAACAAGATCGGGGCAGCACAATTAGCTACTTTGATTCCGGGACTTTTTGGCTGTGGTACCATGGCTGTTTTGGCCAAGACTATCTACCGCCACGAGTCTGACGGAACTAAAGGGCAGGAAGAAGCGCCTGCTATGGGATTCCACATGGCGTTTTCTCCGTACTATATCTTAATCGCGTTGTGTATTATGACTCAGATCAAAGACATCGCGAAAATTTTTGCTCCGTATACCTGGGGTCTTGATTATCCGGCGGTAACGACTGCGGCTGGCTTCGCAGTCAAGGCCGAGAAAATGTATTCTAAAATTAATATTTTTTCTCATCCTGCGCCGCTGTTGGTTGCTGCCGCATTTGCCGGCTTTATCATATTTAAATTGGCCGGCAAGTGGAGATCAGGGTCTGCCGGTGAAGCTCTTAAGGCCACTTATTCTCAGTGTGTTCCTACCAGTATTGGTATCACTACCATGGTTATGATGGCGTTAATCATGAACGATACCGGCATGACCAAGCTGCTTGCTCTGGGTATTGCAAATTCAACTGGCGCACTGTTCCCGGTATTCTCACCATATATCGGTGTGCTGGGAGCATTCCTTACCGGTAGTAACACCAACTCCAACGTAATGTTCGGAGCATTGCAGTATGAGACGGCTAAGGTATTGGGAATCAGTTCCGTTATCATGGCTGCTGTTCAGTCTGTCGGCGGTTCGGTAGGTTGTTCCATTGCCCCGTCGAAAGTGTTGATCGGTTCGGCAACTGTTGGTCTTGAAGGCCGCGAAAGCGAGGTAATGAACCGGACGATACCTTATTGTATAATCATTTCGCTGCTTGTGGGCATTAATGCATGGATTTTTGCCTACATATTATTTAAGGATCTACATTAG